The DNA window TTCGGCTATTTCCAACTTACGCTCACGCGTGACCGCCATCCCAACTTCGTCGATTGTACCCACAACGACTGCCGCACCATATTTTTTCACGAGTGGCATCACCGCATCAAAACGCTCTTCTCCGTCTTCTAGATTAATTGAGTTGATAATCGCTTTTCCTTGTGAAAATTTCAATGCGACTTCAATCACTTCTTCGTCTGTAGAATCGATAACGAGCGGTACTTTTACTTTTTTGACGACTTCTTTCATGAATTTTGTCATGTCTTCAACTTCGTCACGATCCGGATTTGCTAAACAAATATCAATAACGTGCGCTCCGTTTTTCACCTGTGCGCGAGCAATTTCAGATGCTTCTTCAAATTGGCCATCGACTATTAATCGTTTAAATTTACGAGAACCAATAACATTCGTCCGCTCTCCGATAAACAAAGGACGCATCGTTTCGTCGTATTGCAAAGGCTCAATTCCAGACACGACATGACCGCGCTCAACAGGGTCTGGTTTTCTCGGTGGCAATCCGTCCATAGCCAAACGCACTGCTTTAATATGTTCCGGTGTGGTCCCGCAACAACCACCGACGACGTTCAGCCACCCTTTATCTGCAAAACCTTTTAATTTTTTCGCAAGTGATTCGGGTGTTTCGTGATAATGACCGTCTTCATCTGGCAAGCCTGCATTTGGGTAACAACTAACATAGCCGTCCGACAGCTCTGACAGCGAACGAATATGGTCTGTCATAAATTCTGGACCTGTTGCACAGTTTAACCCGACGGATAGCGGCTTGACATGTTCAATGGAAATGTAAAACGCTTCAATGCTTTGACCGGCAAGTGTCGTCCCCATCGGTTCAATCGTTCCGGACACCATAATCGGCAATTCGATTCCCGTTTCTTCAAAAGCTTGTTTAATGCCAATTGTCGCCGCTTTCACATTCAACATGTCTTGACTGGTCTCGAGCAAGATGAGATCTGCTCCGCCTTCAACAAGTGCCTTGGCTTGCACGTAAAAATTTTCCAGCATGACATCAAATGTGACGCCACCCGTTACAGACAAAGTTTTCGTTGTCGGTCCAATCGCACCTGCCACAAAACGAGGCCATTCCGGGGTGGAAAATTCAGCAGCCGCTCGTTTCGCAATTTCGACTGCGCGTCTATTAATATCCGCCGCTTGGTCACCGATTCCGTATTCGTCCAAAACAATCGGTGTACCTCCAAATGTATTGGTGCAAAGAATATCGGCTCCAGCTTCAAGATAAGCCGTATGGATATTTTGAATAACATCCGGTCGGACAATGTTCAAGTATTCATTGCAGCCGTCAAATTCTTCTCCGCCAAATTCTTCAGGTGACAGATCGGCATTTTGAATCATCGTCCCCATCGCTCCGTCGATAATTAAGATTCTTTTTTCAAGCTGTTGTTCAATAAGATGTTTGGACATGGCTGCGATCGCTCTCTTTCTGTTGATCTAGTTGTCGAATATACCGAATCAATTCCACGGTCATGTCGTAACGGACAAACGGTGTGATCAAGTAAATACCGTTGAATAGCTCTGCTGCTGTGTCAATCAATTCTTTAGCGATTTGAATGCCTTCCGCTGTTGCACGGTCCTTGTCATCTCCACATGCACGCATGCGTTCAAGTGCGTCTTCTGACAACTTGATACCCGGCACTTCATGATGCAAAAATTCAGCACTGCGAATACTAGTCAACGGCATTACCCCAATAAAAATGGGCGTATTCAAATGCTTTGTCGCTTCGTACATTTCAATGATTTTTTCTTTTGTGTATACGGGCTGCGAAATAAAATAATCCGCTCCGCTTTCAATTTTCTTCTCAAGTCTTGCTACGGCTCGGTCAAGCACGCGAACATTCGGATTGAACGCTGCAGCGACAGAGAAATTAGCTTTTTTCCGTAGCGGTTTACCAGAAAACGAAATGCCTTCATTTAGTTTTTTGATCAATTGAATCAATTCCATACTGGACACGTCATAAACGCTTGTCGCTCCTGGGAAATCTCCAACTTTGGTCGGATCGCCCGTGACAGCGAGAATGTCGTGCATACCGAGTGCATCGAGTCCCATCAAATGTGACTGCAAACCAATTAAGTTGCGGTCGCGACACGTAATATGAGCGAGCGGCCGAATTTTTTCTGTGTGCTTGAGGATCGAGCCCATTGCCATATTACTAATACGCGGCGACGCTAATGAATTATCGGCCATGGTGACAGCATCCACACCTTCTTCATGCAAAGCGACAGAGCCTTCAAGAAATTTTGTGACGTCCAAATGACGTGGCGTATCGAGTTCCACAATAATGGTTCGTTGTGTTTTCGCTTTTTCGTGAAGCGGCTTTACTTCTAGCGCTTCGGCCTCTCGGATGACAATCGGCTTTCTTTTGGTTACTTCTTTATAAAAAATCGGCGGTAACTTACCGAGGTGTTTTTTCACCGCTTCAATATGCTTTGGTGTTGTACCACAGCAACCGCCAATCAAGCGAACGCCTTCTTGTCTTAACAATAAAGCAGCACGTCCGAAATAATCTGCTTCTGATTCGTAAACAATCCGCCCATCTTCTACGTCAAGCAGGCTAGCATTTGGGTATGCAGAAAGAAAAGCTTTTTCGGGTAAGGTTACTTCTTCAAAAGCTTGAATTGTATGATGCGGTCCTAGACGACAATTGACACCAACAATGTCTGCTCCAAGTGATTCTAGTTGATGCAAAGCGTCATTCAATGACATGCCGTTTTGCAAAATACCCGGGTCATGCATCGATACTTGTGCAATCAATGGGGTGTCTGTGATGCCTTTCAAATGTTTAACAGTTGCTGCTAATTCTTCAAAATCGTAATAAGTTTCGAGTAGTAGGCCGTCGGGATCGCCCGCAAGCAACTGACTCGCTTGCTGGTCGACCATCGCAATGATTTCCTGCAAGGTGGCGTCACTTTTACGAATTCCGCGAATGCCGCCAATCGTTCCAAAGACAAATTGACCACCCGGTGCTGCTGCGCGTTTCGCAATTTCAATAGCAGCTTTGTTGATGTCTGCAACTTGTTCATCTAATCCGTAACGAGCAAGTTTGAGTGCATTAGCCCCGTACGTATTGGTTTGAATGATATCTGCTCCAGCTCTGATATAGTCTTGATGAATCTTTTCGATTACTTCCGGGCGCTGTAAATTCAATTCCTCGTTGCAATACTCAATGCCATACGAATACAGCAAGGTTCCCATGCCACCGTCCGCCGTCAAAATTTTCGTCTTCAGTTCATCTAATAAACCCATCTACTCAACCCCCTATATATACAAAAAAAGCCTCCATGAAAAAGAAGGCTTTACGATATCAAACTCGTTCCTTTTCATCTGTCAGGCAATCTCTTGCCTGCTGGATTTAGCACCTGACCTTTCGGCTGGTTGCTGAAGCGTCATAGGGCCAGTCCCTCAACTTCTCTCGATAAAGATTCACTATTCAGTTTTAGTATTCTTAGTATAGTACAGGTATCTATTGGTCAGGTCAATATATTTTGTTAGAAAAAAATGAACTTTCTGTGAGTTTCTTTAAAAACAGAATCCTTTTATTCTTTAGAAGCTGTTAACGGTTTTTCGCCGCCCCCCTATTCTTTCTCATCTCTACATCTGTTTATTTATTGTACAAACCATTTCAGTAAATACTGGATCAGTAAGTAAATCAGCAGAAGAGTTACATGCTTATTCATAAGGACAGTAACATACAGTCACTTGGAAAATGTTCGATCAAAAACAATGGCACCTTTATGTATATTATGAAAATGTTCTAGGCTTCTGGCCGATCAGAATCCAGTTATGTATGCACTTGGTTTAGCCAAGACACTTGGGCAAAACCCTAACACCGCTGCCACTTCATCAGCTCGCTTGCGACTCAAAAAACCTATCTGGATTAAAAACTTCCGACAGGTTTTTCTATAAGTATACTGTCTTCTTCTTCTTTAAAAAAGACTTTGCAAATCCTTTACCGGCCGAGCGTCTGCTTGTCCTTCGTAACTAATAAATTCAATTTCTCCAATGCGCATGCCAGCATTGTATTCCCCGATAACTGTATCCAATAGAATAAAAGAAGCCGAGATAAATTCATCTTCATTTTCTTCAGTAAAACCTTTAATGTAAAGAATTAAATTCACTTCGTCGTTGGCGTTATCTTTTTCAAAAGTACAAAAGATGTCTTCCCATGCTAATTTAATATCGCCATACTCGATCGATACCTCTTCGTCTTGTCGCTGGCGAAAGGCGATAATCGTAAACGATTCAAATTCTGGAGCCTGACCAACTAGATCAATGACGTCATCAAATGCCTCAACCATGCCGTCCGCACTGATGATGAATTGTCGTTTGTCGTTAATTAAACGTTCACTAAGTTCAAACGCCAAATGTTTGTTAACCTTGTGCAATTTCTTTTCCAATTGATTTAATAGTTTGCTTCTACTCGACTCATCCAAGCGACTATAGACCTCTTTATTGTCTGCAAACCATTCCCAAAAAGCCGCCACTTTATTTTTTCTCTTCGGCAACCAATTCATCCTGCTATCCCCTTTGCACCCATCTATGATTTCTTCTTTCTATCATATCATTTTCACACGAAAGGGATAGTTCTTTTTATCCATGAAGAAAGTCTGCTTCTAAGCTATCCAGTCTACGACAATAAAAAAAACCTATCCACAAATCAGTAACGCTGACTCGTAGACACGCTTTTTTTATTTTCTGAATCTGATTGCTAATCCTTTTAAGAAGTTGCGTGCATAGCGATCGCCGCATTCTTTGTAATTTTTATGGCCAACTTTTCGGAGTAACGCTCCAAGTTCACCTTTTGTTACCGTAACTCCAGCTAAATCCCAAATCTCCAACATGTCTTCACTCGTTAGCTGTAAAGCAATTTTCACTTTTTTCAGCAGTAAGTTGTTAGAACGTTCATTGGTCACTGCAGAAACTTCAGTTTGCCCAGGTTTGGGCTCTTGACGTCCTCTTTTGAAAACGATAAATCCATTTAAAAAAGATTCAAATAGAGCGTCTTCTGCTTTAATATAGTCTTCTTCCCGGTCAATCCAAATACGATCTTCCTCTTCCTCTTCGCTATCTGGGGTTTTTGTCAGCACTTTTAATACTTCATCTTTGCTAAGTTCTATACCACCCAATTTGAAAATTTCGACCATATCCCTGTTTTTTATATCTAGTGCATAACGCAGTCTGATCAATAAATCGTTATTATCCATCTTTTCTTCCTCCTGTAGCTTGCTCATTATCGTCGTTATCCGAAGTCGATTCAATTCTAATGATAGCACATAATCCCCGGGTCATCGCACTTACGCGAAGACAGCAAAAAAGACAGGATTAAAACACTGTCTCGTGGTTTTCTTTATTTTTTACTTCTTTTAATTGTTCGACTTTCTCTTTCATATCTTGAATAATGTCCAAAGATTCTTTATCGTTCGTCGACTCTTCATAGAAAAACTGCAAATCTCGCTCCATATCTGCCAGACGTTCATTATAGTGTTTCAGTTTTTCGGCGATAATCAAACGCTTTGCTTCTTCTATACTCTTCATCTCTTGTTACCTCCACTTCGACAATCTACGAACAAGCTTTCCCCTTTATTCCCTACTTCTTCATGCTTTAATCCTTTTTTTGTGACAGTATTATGTCTGCACGAGCTTCAATAAAGAAGGAAAAGTAACGAATACATCTCTTTTGCCCCAGGCCCCTTTCTTTAATTGTCAACTAAGTTTACGATTTAAAGCATGTGTGCTATACTAGAATTAGTTGAGATACATTTTAGGAGGAAAAAAATGTTTACCATTGGAGATCACATCATTTATTCCACACATGGCCTATGTAGAATTAACGATATCCGTGATGAAACAGTTTCAGGTGTCACAAAGAAATATTATAAATTGCATCCTTTAGCGAATACGTTAGTGACCATCACTACGCCTGTCGATAACGATAAAGTCGTGATGCTGAAGCTTCTCCAAAAAGAACAAGCACTCGAAATCATTGAAATTTTTAAAAAGCCTGGAGTAGAGCCCGATCAGTCAACTGCTAAAGCGTTACAGCCTAAGCTCATTAATACAGGAGACCGCATGCAAATTGCGGAAATTGTTAATACGCTAATGCGCAAAAAGTTTGATACGCAGCTTCAGAAAGAAACTTTCTACGCGCATGACTATAAACTGATTAACAACACACAGATCATGCTCTTTAAAGAACTTGCTCACGCAATGGACACGAGCTTTGAAGAAATCAATCAAATGATTAACGACCTGATCACAGAAGATCAACCGTCGTCGACTGTTAACTAGACTAAAAAAAGATCTTGTTTCATCAATAAATTGATGAAACAAGATCTTTTTTAACATCCAAACTATATTCCCCAATCGGTCTTTAAAAGATCTTTGAGCATTTTCATTTGATCAGCACCAATTTTTTCTGCAATTTTATGTTCCAACTGAATTTTCAATGCTTCGTTTTTTTCGTAGTATTCTTCCCCTAACGTCGTGAGTCGAATGCATTTTTCTTTTTTATTGTTCTCAACATTTTGTACTTCTACCAATTCTTTAGTCACCAAGTTTTTAATGAATTTATGGATGGCCTGGCGAGAGATGTCTACATTTTTGGTAACATACGAAATAGTGGGCTGCTTTTTATAAATGCGTGCCATAATCTGCCATTCAGAGTTTGAAATGTGGATGTCACTCGTGTCATTCCATGCACGCTCTGAAATTCTCTGTGTTGAAATATGGCGTTCGCTCAATAAATCAATCAACTCTAAATTCTGCAATTCCACGTACGGGGTCAAACGGTTCACTCCAATCATTTGCTTCGCCATTTAATATACCGATTCTATCAGATGAAGTCAATTTGTGAAAATACTAGCGATTCCATAACTTTCTCTTCGTCATATCGTCCTAAAAAACCGCCTAGACATTCCACTTTTTGGAATACTCAGGCGGTTTCTTATGATGAAGATACCATTATTTCATTTCAAAAACACTTGCACAAAAGAATTCTATTGCGTTCTATTAGACAGATGTCAGCTCTTGCTCCTGCTTCTCAAAGTCGTTCAGCAATGCACGTACTTCATCTGTCGTTTCAGTATACATCAACTGATTTCTCAATTCACCAACGCCTCGTACTCCACGAACATAAATTTTAAAGAAGCGGCGCAACGGTTTGAATGCGATGGGCTGACTTTCTGTTGAGTAGTGGTCGTGAAGGTCTAGGTGTAGCCTCAGCAAGTCAAACAATTCTTTCGGGCTATGTTCTGTCGGTTCTTGTTCAAAAGCAAAGGGATTGTGAAAAACACCTCGCCCGATCATAACGCCGTCAACCCCATATTTATCGGCAAGTTCCTGACCCGTTTGACGATCCGGAATATCTCCGTTGATCGTCAAAAGAGTATCTGGCGCGATTTCGTCACGAAGTTTCTTGATTTCTGGAATCAATTCCCAATGTGCAGGCACTGCGCTCATTTCTTTTTTAGTCCGCAAATGAATCGATAAATTGGCAATATCCTGCTCAAATAGATGAGTCAGCCAGCCTTTCCACTCGTCCACGTCCGTATACCCAATTCTTGTTTTGACGCTGACAGGCAAGCCGCCTGCTTTTGCTGCCTGGATAATATCAGCTGCGTTGTCCGGATAACGGATCAAGCCACTGCCTTTTCCTTTGGCCGCAACATTTGGCACAGGACAACCCATGTTGATGTCGACTCCTTTAAAGCCTTGTTTCGCCATTCCGATGCTCATCTCTCGGAAATGCTCAGGCTTATTGCCCCATATATGAGCCACCATTGGTTGTTCGTCTTCAGTAAAGGTCAAACGCCCTCGCACACTAAAGATTCCTTCCGGATGACAGTAACTTTCCGTATTTGTAAACTCAGTAAAAAACACATCCGGTTTTGCCGCTTTTGCTATTACATGGCGAAACACTACATTCGTAACATCTTCCATCGGCGCCAATACAAAAAAAGGTCGTGGTAAATCACGCCAAAAATTCTCTTTCATATTCAAGTTCCAATCCTCTCATTAAAGGATGCAAGATCGATTCTTCATCCAAACATTATCATTCGATTTATACTAGCAATCTTTATTGTATCGTCATCTCATTTTTTCTTAACCTTATACAGTTTACACGAATCGTCCGTTTGTGGAAAGTGGCGGGGGTTGTATTGACAATGCTACGTTGTTTAATCGCTTGCTGACTTTAGATTGGCTAGTCATCGTACTACTTTTCATCATAAAAGCGTCAACTCGATTATAGAGTTGACGCTTTTAGCTTGGAAATCAACGATCACACGATCTTTTCTGTTTCAAAAAACTGATACGCGTTTTTCCCTGATTTCTTCGCTTGAAATAAAGCGAAATCCGCATTTTTAAGGAGTGTTTTCAAGTCAATTTCGCTGTTAATTGAGTACGTAGCAATTCCAAGACTTGCAGAAAGTTGAAAATCATCATCCCAAGTCATCAAACTATCCAGTAAACGTGTCGCCATTTCACTCAGTCGTTCTGCGCTAGTTGGTTGAGAGAAATGGATAACGAATTCATCTCCTCCTAATCTAACAGCAAAAACATCCTCATACCCATCGATAAATTTCAGAAGTCTGGATGCAACTTCTTCTAACACCATGTCTCCGGCGTCATGACCGTACAAATCGTTGACTCCTTTAAAGCCATCCAAATCTAGAAAGAACACTGTTCCTCCAGAATCGTGATGGTCTTCGAAAAATTTAGCAAGATAACGTCTATTGTATAGGTTGGTTAACACATCTCTATAAGCAAAACGCTCTAAATCCAAGTAATAAGAAAACATCCGAACAATTCGTTGAAGCAAGTGAATACTTTTCTCATCAAAACGGCTTACTTGATCATTCACTGCACACAATGTTCCGAATTTCTCTCCATTAACAAAAGAAATAGGGATCCCCAAATAAGATTTAATGTTGGCTTTTTCTAGTATATTCTTAAAATCACCTAAACTACTTTCTTTGCTGACGTCTTCATAAATCAACGGTTGTTTTGTTCCAAAATCAATGTGCTGACAAAGGGTATCATTAAGATTTACAATCGTACCTTCAGTGACATCAATGCTTGTATTATCATTTGATAATTTCAATATTACTTGCTGCGTATCATTAATAGAACTTAAAAAAATAAATTGCTCCGGCAAGATTTCTTTGGCGAGATCGAGTAAGTCAGTAGCTAGTTCATCAAAATTCTTGTACATTTCTAATTCTTGAAATATCGTCATCGTCAGGCACCTCGATTATCGTCATGTCCGTATTTTTAAGTTAACCAACTATCCATTTAATCGTATAAGTCTCACTAAAGCTTAACATAGACAGCGAATGGTTGTTAAACAACTTGCCCGCCTCTTGAATGACCCACTAAGTGATTATTGAAGACATTTAAGAGCTTCGTTTCTTGTCAGACACCTAGTGAAATAAATAGCAATACCCGAAAAAAGCTCTTTTATAGTTCAATTGATGGAGAGTCTGTGTTTACTTTTTATTGATAAAAGATAATTTTTGCCTAAAGACTCAATAAAAAAAAGCTTTACAATCAATAATTTCTCTTATATAGTAACTGAATAGTTATAACATTATAATCACCAGACAGAGGGTGGGATGCATGAAAATTGATAAAGCAGCAACAACTCCTCTTTATTCGCAAGTA is part of the Planococcus kocurii genome and encodes:
- a CDS encoding bifunctional homocysteine S-methyltransferase/methylenetetrahydrofolate reductase — encoded protein: MGLLDELKTKILTADGGMGTLLYSYGIEYCNEELNLQRPEVIEKIHQDYIRAGADIIQTNTYGANALKLARYGLDEQVADINKAAIEIAKRAAAPGGQFVFGTIGGIRGIRKSDATLQEIIAMVDQQASQLLAGDPDGLLLETYYDFEELAATVKHLKGITDTPLIAQVSMHDPGILQNGMSLNDALHQLESLGADIVGVNCRLGPHHTIQAFEEVTLPEKAFLSAYPNASLLDVEDGRIVYESEADYFGRAALLLRQEGVRLIGGCCGTTPKHIEAVKKHLGKLPPIFYKEVTKRKPIVIREAEALEVKPLHEKAKTQRTIIVELDTPRHLDVTKFLEGSVALHEEGVDAVTMADNSLASPRISNMAMGSILKHTEKIRPLAHITCRDRNLIGLQSHLMGLDALGMHDILAVTGDPTKVGDFPGATSVYDVSSMELIQLIKKLNEGISFSGKPLRKKANFSVAAAFNPNVRVLDRAVARLEKKIESGADYFISQPVYTKEKIIEMYEATKHLNTPIFIGVMPLTSIRSAEFLHHEVPGIKLSEDALERMRACGDDKDRATAEGIQIAKELIDTAAELFNGIYLITPFVRYDMTVELIRYIRQLDQQKESDRSHVQTSY
- a CDS encoding DUF1456 family protein, producing MDNNDLLIRLRYALDIKNRDMVEIFKLGGIELSKDEVLKVLTKTPDSEEEEEDRIWIDREEDYIKAEDALFESFLNGFIVFKRGRQEPKPGQTEVSAVTNERSNNLLLKKVKIALQLTSEDMLEIWDLAGVTVTKGELGALLRKVGHKNYKECGDRYARNFLKGLAIRFRK
- a CDS encoding CarD family transcriptional regulator translates to MFTIGDHIIYSTHGLCRINDIRDETVSGVTKKYYKLHPLANTLVTITTPVDNDKVVMLKLLQKEQALEIIEIFKKPGVEPDQSTAKALQPKLINTGDRMQIAEIVNTLMRKKFDTQLQKETFYAHDYKLINNTQIMLFKELAHAMDTSFEEINQMINDLITEDQPSSTVN
- a CDS encoding MarR family winged helix-turn-helix transcriptional regulator, coding for MAKQMIGVNRLTPYVELQNLELIDLLSERHISTQRISERAWNDTSDIHISNSEWQIMARIYKKQPTISYVTKNVDISRQAIHKFIKNLVTKELVEVQNVENNKKEKCIRLTTLGEEYYEKNEALKIQLEHKIAEKIGADQMKMLKDLLKTDWGI
- a CDS encoding tRNA dihydrouridine synthase, with protein sequence MKENFWRDLPRPFFVLAPMEDVTNVVFRHVIAKAAKPDVFFTEFTNTESYCHPEGIFSVRGRLTFTEDEQPMVAHIWGNKPEHFREMSIGMAKQGFKGVDINMGCPVPNVAAKGKGSGLIRYPDNAADIIQAAKAGGLPVSVKTRIGYTDVDEWKGWLTHLFEQDIANLSIHLRTKKEMSAVPAHWELIPEIKKLRDEIAPDTLLTINGDIPDRQTGQELADKYGVDGVMIGRGVFHNPFAFEQEPTEHSPKELFDLLRLHLDLHDHYSTESQPIAFKPLRRFFKIYVRGVRGVGELRNQLMYTETTDEVRALLNDFEKQEQELTSV
- a CDS encoding sensor domain-containing diguanylate cyclase; this translates as MTIFQELEMYKNFDELATDLLDLAKEILPEQFIFLSSINDTQQVILKLSNDNTSIDVTEGTIVNLNDTLCQHIDFGTKQPLIYEDVSKESSLGDFKNILEKANIKSYLGIPISFVNGEKFGTLCAVNDQVSRFDEKSIHLLQRIVRMFSYYLDLERFAYRDVLTNLYNRRYLAKFFEDHHDSGGTVFFLDLDGFKGVNDLYGHDAGDMVLEEVASRLLKFIDGYEDVFAVRLGGDEFVIHFSQPTSAERLSEMATRLLDSLMTWDDDFQLSASLGIATYSINSEIDLKTLLKNADFALFQAKKSGKNAYQFFETEKIV